The DNA sequence GACGTGCTGAGCGTCGTCGAGCGGCTGCGCGCGCACGCGCCGGCCGTGCCCGTCCTGGTGATGACCTACTGGAACCCGGTGTTGCGCTACGGCGTCGACGCCTTCGCGCGTGACCTCGCCGCGGTGGGGGGAGCCGGGCTCATCACGCCCGACCTCATCCCCGACGAGGGCGCCGACTGGCTCGCCGCGTCCGACGCGCACAGACTCGACCGGGTGTTCCTGGTCGCGCCGAGCTCGACTCCCGAGCGGCTGCGCCTGACGGCGAACGCCTCGCGCGGCTTCGTCTACGCCGCCTCGACCATGGGCGTCACAGGGGCGCGAGCCCAGGTGGGCGACCGCGCCGAGCAACTGGTGGCCGACACGAGGGCCGCGGGCGCCGCGCACGTGTGCGTCGGTCTCGGCGTCTCGACGGGTGACCAGGCGGCCCAGGTCGGCGCCTACGCCGACGGCGTCATCGTCGGCTCCGCCTTCGTCAAGGCGCTCCAGGGCGCGGGCTCCTGGGCCGAGCGCCTCGACGCGCTGCAGACCACGACGGCCGAGCTCGCCGCGGGCGTCGCCCGCGCCCGGAAGGACGCCTGATGCTCACGCTTCCCCTCGCCGCGGCGCCGCTGGCGGCGCTGCCCGGATCGCTCGTCGCCTCGATCCCCAGCCCGCCGCAGGGCGTCTGGCACC is a window from the Xylanimonas ulmi genome containing:
- the trpA gene encoding tryptophan synthase subunit alpha, translating into MSTIVASQTAARLDATAAQGRPALVGYLPVGFPTVDRSVEAATALVDAGADIVELGVPYTDPVMDGPVIQRAAETALAAGAHVRDVLSVVERLRAHAPAVPVLVMTYWNPVLRYGVDAFARDLAAVGGAGLITPDLIPDEGADWLAASDAHRLDRVFLVAPSSTPERLRLTANASRGFVYAASTMGVTGARAQVGDRAEQLVADTRAAGAAHVCVGLGVSTGDQAAQVGAYADGVIVGSAFVKALQGAGSWAERLDALQTTTAELAAGVARARKDA